One genomic region from Salvia hispanica cultivar TCC Black 2014 chromosome 2, UniMelb_Shisp_WGS_1.0, whole genome shotgun sequence encodes:
- the LOC125206530 gene encoding putative late blight resistance protein homolog R1B-16 encodes MAAYGALISVMNIIDQLQTHPNPPISIHQKQLESLIQAVTSLQHFLESYSPHGGYTEHEDYWESRIAEAAYDAEDVIESYIVDQIHVRARNDVENISSTEFYQGLQKVIENMNLIEIEIKEKMAVQDQFHMVKSVSTSAAAGSSRSAFAAREVATVGFDEVLDQMLDNITRGGLTRQIIPIVGMGGIGKTFLARNIYVSPLVQQHFDVCAWSGISQEYNAREILRQVLDQVDNKDKEEEKENDRKDLCEVELGDHVYQYLFGRKYFIVMDDMWTIEAWDGVRRFFPDNRNGSRIVVTTRLSHLASQFNYSSGLDLKFLDKYASWDLFCKTVFGEEACPLELKGIGKKIVKGCKGLPLSIVVIGGLLSKSERTKEKWGFIEKNLSSVVNLNDNESCLQVLYMSYNNLPVHLKPCFLYMGIYTEDAILVNLHILFIVAGGYVKPINGKCLEEIAEEYLEELVDRNMLIVKERKHDGKLKFLKMHDLLRDLCLREAQKLKFLCVLEDGSIPQAIVEGSLSKEILRGRRSSWSL; translated from the exons ATGGCTGCCTATGGAGCTCTAATTTCTGTAATGAATATCATAGATCAACTTCAAACTCATCCAAACCCTCCAATTTCCATCCACCAAAAACAGCTTGAATCTCTCATTCAAGCCGTTACATCCCTGCAACATTTTCTTGAAAGCTATTCTCCCCACGGTGGCTACACCGAGCATGAAGACTATTGGGAGAGTCGCATTGCTGAAGCAGCTTATGATGCTGAAGATGTGATCGAGTCCTACATTGTCGATCAAATTCATGTTCGAGCAAGAAATGATGTCGAAAACATCAGCTCCACTGAATTCTATCAAG GTCTGCAGAAGGTGATAGAAAATATGAACTTGATTGAGATTGAGATTAAAGAGAAGATGGCAGTTCAAGATCAATTCCACATGGTAAAGTCTGTGAGCACTTCTGCTGCTGCAGGCTCGTCTAGATCTGCTTTCGCTGCTCGTGAGGTTGCAACGGTTGGTTTTGATGAAGTTTTGGATCAAATGCTGGACAATATCACCAGAGGAGGACTCACTCGCCAAATTATCCCGATTGTTGGAATGGGAGGGATAGGCAAGACCTTTCTTGCTCGGAATATCTATGTAAGTCCACTTGTCCAACAACATTTTGATGTTTGTGCGTGGTCTGGAATTTCGCAAGAGTATAATGCTAGAGAAATTCTTAGACAAGTTCTTGATCAAGTAGACAACAAGGAtaaggaggaggagaaggagaatGATAGGAAAGATTTGTGTGAAGTTGAGTTAGGCGATCATGTGTACCAATATTTGTTTGGAAGaaagtattttattgtaatGGATGATATGTGGACTATTGAGGCATGGGATGGAGTTAGGAGATTCTTCCCGGATAATAGAAACGGGAGTAGAATTGTAGTGACGACAAGGCTATCACACTTGGCGTCTCAATTTAACTACTCCAGTGGtcttgatttgaaatttttggatAAGTATGCTAGTTGGGACCTATTTTGCAAAACTGTGTTCGGGGAAGAAGCTTGTCCTCTTGAGTTGAAGGGCATTGGAAAGAAGATTGTGAAAGGTTGTAAAGGACTTCCTTTGTCAATTGTTGTGATAGGGGGACTCTTATCAAAATCAGAACgaacaaaagaaaagtgggGATTTATTGAAAAGAATTTAAGTTCAGTTGTGAatttgaatgataatgagAGTTGCTTGCAAGTATTATACATGAGTTATAATAATTTGCCGGTTCATTTAAAACCATGTTTTCTCTATATGGGAATTTATACTGAAGATGCGATTCTCGTCAATTTACACATCCTATTTATTGTTGCGGGGGGATATGTAAAGCCAATTAATGGGAAGTGTTTGGAAGAGATAGCAGAAGAATATCTAGAAGAACTTGTTGATAGAAATATGCTTATAGTTAAAGAACGCAAACATGATGGAAAACTGAAATTCTTGAAAATGCATGATCTGTTGAGGGATCTATGTTTGAGAGAAGCTCagaaattgaagtttttaTGTGTGTTGGAAGACGGGAGCATTCCACAGGCC attGTTGAGGGTAGTTTATCTAAAGAAATACTTAGGGGAAGACGCTCGTCGTGGTCATTATGA